From a region of the Impatiens glandulifera chromosome 4, dImpGla2.1, whole genome shotgun sequence genome:
- the LOC124935190 gene encoding probable pectate lyase 16 codes for MEQFMSLNHGSHTEASKDQSTEARNVIIHGLRIHHCKAQSPGNVMGPEGKLVTLGHTDGDAIRLVSSYKIWIDHNTLYSGQDGLIDVTRGSTNITISNNWFKNHNKVMLLGHDDGFVRDKNMKVTVAFNHFGPDCHQRMPRVRHGFAHVVNNLYKGWGLYAIGGSMNPSVTSEANLFIAEKAGKKEVTWKKGYNGGDEWNIHSIKDVLENGASFSEVGDEKDLIRPVYDLDQQFKVVDARSLPALTGSSGAFKCTKKSRC; via the exons ATGGAACAGTTTATGTCACTTAATCATGGAAGCCATACTGAAGCATCTAAAGACCAAAGCACAGAA GCTAGAAACGTGATAATCCATGGCCTAAGAATCCACCATTGCAAGGCTCAAAGTCCAGGAAATGTGATGGGTCCTGAAGGAAAGTTAGTTACTTTAGGTCACACAGATGGGGATGCAATTAGATTGGTATCATCATATAAGATATGGATTGACCATAACACCCTTTATAGTGGTCAGGATGGTTTGATCGACGTGACTCGTGGCTCAACCAACATCACAATATCAAACAATTGGTTTAAGAACCACAATAAGGTGATGCTTCTTGGCCATGATGATGGGTTTGTTAGGGACAAGAACATGAAGGTCACTGTGGCTTTCAACCATTTCGGCCCAGATTGCCATCAGCGCATGCCCAG GGTACGCCACGGTTTCGCCCATGTCGTGAACAATCTCTACAAGGGGTGGGGGCTCTATGCAATTGGAGGAAGCATGAACCCTAGCGTGACCAGCGAGGCAAATCTTTTCATCGCAGAAAAAGCAGGGAAGAAGGAG GTTACTTGGAAGAAGGGTTACAATGGAGGGGATGAATGGAACATTCACTCTATTAAGGATGTCCTTGAAAATGGTGCTAGCTTTTCTGAAGTTGGAGATGAAAAGGATTTGATTAGGCCAGTCTATGACCTTGATCAACAATTTAAGGTGGTTGATGCCAGGTCTCTTCCAGCCTTGACTGGGTCATCAGGTGCTTTCAAGTGTACCAAAAAATCCAGATGTTGA
- the LOC124936713 gene encoding pectate lyase 1-like: MMASQSPRFMGWPCVLTLVVASIMLFSPINVHARQKVQNMNVIDICWRGDPNWWSNRQVIAKCSVGFTGKMTDNIGPGVVQYLVTDKSDDPLNPKPGTLRYGATMIKEKVWITFAKSMRITLTKPLLVSSYTVIDGRGAIVHIEDGACITVQRARNVIIHGLRIHHCKAQSPGNVMGPEGKLVTLGHTDGDAIRLVSSYKVWIDHNTLYSGQDGLIDVTRGSTNITISNNWFKNHNKVMLLGHDDGFVRDKNMKVTVAFNHFGPDCHQRMPRVRHGFAHVVNNLYKGWGLYAIGGSMNPSVTSEANLFIAEKAGKKEVTWKKGYNGGDEWNIHSIKDVLENGASFSEVGDEKDLIRPVYDLDQQFKVVDARSLPALTGSSGAFKCTKKSRC; the protein is encoded by the exons ATGATGGCCTCCCAATCCCCTCGATTCATGGGATGGCCATGTGTTTTGACACTTGTTGTTGCTTCCATCATGTTGTTTTCTCCTATCAATGTTCATGCAAGGCAAAAGGTTCAGAACATGAACGTGATTGATATTTGCTGGAGAGGCGATCCAAATTGGTGGAGCAATCGACAAGTGATCGCCAAATGTTCGGTGGGATTCACGGGAAAGATGACCGACAATATTGGCCCGGGTGTTGTCCAATATCTTGTTACGGATAAAAGCGACGATCCCTTGAATCCGAAACCTGGAACCCTAAGATATGGAGCCACAATGATCAAGGAAAAAGTTTGGATCACGTTTGCTAAAAGCATGCGTATCACGTTAACCAAACCCCTCCTTGTAAGTAGTTACACCGTAATTGATGGTCGTGGTGCTATCGTTCACATTGAAGATGGGGCATGCATAACTGTGCAGAGG GCTAGAAACGTGATAATCCATGGCCTAAGAATCCACCATTGCAAGGCTCAAAGTCCAGGAAATGTGATGGGTCCTGAAGGAAAGTTAGTTACTTTAGGTCACACAGATGGGGATGCAATTAGACTGGTATCATCATATAAGGTATGGATTGACCATAACACCCTTTATAGTGGTCAGGATGGTTTGATCGACGTGACTCGTGGCTCAACCAACATCACAATATCAAACAATTGGTTTAAGAACCACAATAAGGTGATGCTTCTTGGCCATGATGATGGGTTTGTTAGGGACAAGAACATGAAGGTCACTGTGGCTTTCAACCATTTCGGCCCAGATTGCCATCAGCGCATGCCCAG ggTACGCCACGGTTTCGCCCATGTCGTGAACAATCTCTACAAGGGGTGGGGGCTCTACGCAATTGGAGGAAGCATGAACCCTAGCGTGACCAGCGAGGCAAATCTTTTCATCGCAGAAAAAGCAGGGAAGAAGGAG GTTACTTGGAAGAAGGGTTACAATGGAGGGGATGAATGGAACATTCACTCTATTAAGGATGTCCTTGAAAATGGTGCTAGTTTTTCTGAAGTTGGCGATGAAAAGGATTTGATTAGGCCAGTCTATGACCTTGATCAACAATTTAAGGTGGTTGATGCCAGGTCTCTTCCAGCCTTGACTGGGTCATCAGGTGCTTTCAAGTGTACCAAAAAATCCAGATGTTGA